The following proteins are co-located in the Dyadobacter chenwenxiniae genome:
- a CDS encoding Gfo/Idh/MocA family protein produces the protein MDQIKWGIIGCGNVTEVKSGPAFNKVANSTLVAVMRRDAEKAADYAQRHNVPKWYADADELINDPDVNAIYIATPPDAHEELAIKAMKVGKPVYIEKPMARDGAECERINAFSRESGVPVFVAFYRRALDYFLKVKELVDSKVIGDVRFVNICLQWQPYEEETGPNPKPRWRVDPKISGGGHFHDLASHQFDFLEFMFGPVKHASGIARNQAGLYDADDIVVANYEFESGVLGNGSWCYTINKEQREDEAQIIGSKGRITFSFFEKFDIKVETESGTEIINIPYPQHVQQPLIDSIVRELRGEGKCPSNGETGARANHIMDWITGK, from the coding sequence ATGGATCAGATTAAATGGGGCATCATTGGCTGCGGTAATGTTACCGAAGTCAAAAGCGGCCCGGCTTTCAATAAGGTTGCCAATTCAACGCTGGTTGCGGTTATGCGCCGTGATGCCGAAAAAGCGGCGGATTACGCTCAGCGTCACAATGTTCCCAAATGGTATGCCGATGCGGACGAGCTCATTAACGACCCCGATGTTAACGCGATATACATTGCAACGCCCCCCGATGCGCACGAAGAACTGGCGATTAAGGCCATGAAGGTAGGCAAGCCTGTCTACATTGAAAAGCCCATGGCGCGTGACGGGGCCGAATGTGAGCGTATCAATGCATTTAGCAGGGAGAGCGGCGTGCCCGTTTTCGTGGCATTTTACCGCCGGGCGCTCGATTATTTTCTCAAAGTAAAAGAACTCGTGGATAGCAAAGTGATCGGTGACGTGCGGTTTGTGAACATTTGCCTGCAGTGGCAGCCCTACGAAGAGGAGACAGGTCCGAATCCGAAGCCGCGCTGGAGGGTGGACCCTAAAATTTCGGGTGGCGGGCATTTTCATGACCTGGCATCGCATCAGTTTGATTTCCTTGAATTCATGTTCGGGCCTGTTAAACATGCATCCGGCATTGCACGGAACCAGGCGGGATTGTATGACGCGGACGACATTGTGGTAGCCAATTACGAGTTTGAGTCGGGCGTTCTGGGTAACGGAAGCTGGTGTTATACCATTAATAAAGAGCAGCGCGAGGACGAAGCTCAGATTATTGGCTCAAAGGGCAGGATCACTTTTTCGTTTTTTGAAAAATTTGACATTAAGGTGGAAACGGAATCCGGGACTGAGATTATTAACATTCCGTATCCGCAGCACGTGCAACAGCCTTTGATTGATTCGATTGTGAGGGAGTTACGCGGTGAAGGGAAATGCCCGAGCAACGGGGAAACAGGCGCGAGGGCGAACCATATCATGGATTGGATTACAGGGAAGTAA
- a CDS encoding VF530 family protein, which yields MEGQPNNPLHGKTLEAILNELVEYYGWEQMGYHININSFQFEPSVKSSLKFLRKTPWARKKVEDLYLKMLDRK from the coding sequence ATGGAAGGACAACCCAATAATCCGCTTCACGGCAAAACCCTGGAAGCGATTCTGAACGAGCTGGTGGAATATTACGGTTGGGAACAAATGGGTTATCACATTAATATTAACAGCTTTCAGTTTGAACCAAGTGTGAAATCCAGTTTGAAGTTTTTAAGGAAAACGCCTTGGGCAAGGAAAAAAGTAGAAGACTTGTATCTGAAAATGCTCGATCGCAAATAA
- a CDS encoding DnaJ C-terminal domain-containing protein, translated as MPFVDYYQILGVDKSAQDKDIKNAYRKLARKYHPDVNPNDKEAEKKFQELNEANEVLSDPEKRKKYDKYGKDWQYSEEFEKARQSRASSTRQQGQWQTGGGDFSDFFESMFGSSSGFGGGRQRTLRGQDYQAELHLTLQEAYQTQKKTITVNGKNIRITVPAGIQNGQTIKIAGHGGPGASGGQNGDLFITFNIAPDDKLRRDGNNIHQKAELDLRTALLGGELVIETLSGKVKLPIKPETQNGSVVRLKGKGFPVYKKAESFGDLYVTFDVKIPVNLSERQKELIEEAFKQEEAES; from the coding sequence ATGCCATTCGTAGATTATTACCAGATCCTTGGCGTAGATAAAAGTGCGCAGGACAAAGACATAAAAAACGCTTACCGCAAACTGGCCAGGAAATATCATCCCGACGTGAACCCGAACGACAAGGAGGCCGAGAAAAAATTTCAGGAACTGAATGAGGCTAACGAAGTGCTCAGCGACCCGGAGAAACGGAAAAAATACGACAAGTACGGGAAGGACTGGCAATATAGCGAAGAGTTTGAGAAAGCACGCCAGTCCCGTGCCAGTTCCACGCGCCAGCAAGGGCAATGGCAAACAGGCGGCGGGGATTTTTCCGATTTCTTTGAATCCATGTTCGGCTCCTCGAGCGGCTTCGGCGGCGGCCGGCAACGCACATTGCGCGGGCAGGATTACCAGGCAGAATTGCATCTGACATTGCAGGAAGCCTACCAAACACAGAAGAAAACCATCACCGTAAACGGCAAAAACATTCGCATAACCGTTCCGGCAGGCATTCAGAACGGACAGACGATCAAGATTGCGGGACACGGCGGCCCGGGTGCGAGCGGAGGTCAGAACGGTGACCTTTTTATCACATTCAACATCGCTCCCGACGACAAACTTCGCCGCGACGGCAACAATATTCACCAGAAAGCAGAACTGGATCTTCGTACTGCACTACTTGGCGGTGAGCTCGTTATTGAGACACTGAGCGGGAAAGTGAAGCTTCCTATCAAACCGGAGACGCAAAATGGAAGTGTTGTAAGGTTAAAGGGCAAAGGTTTTCCCGTTTATAAAAAAGCAGAAAGCTTTGGTGATCTGTATGTTACGTTTGATGTAAAAATTCCTGTAAATCTGTCGGAGCGGCAGAAAGAGCTGATCGAGGAAGCTTTTAAACAGGAGGAAGCGGAATCTTGA
- a CDS encoding SH3 domain-containing protein yields MADSLFAMARYPESLVLYKKNFSEDEKNNQSLLLKLAFLAEKTNNYTDCLFYLSKVALTNPSRRLFEKMDKLAAEQNLTGYEFDDYNYFIIFYRRYGDYIPILLLTLGTYIVVIMVTKVRRGEPILQIHKVSIVVYLLVLLGILNVPSLYRTCIIVNENTFLRDEPSSAAAVIDRVGKGHKLTIVGSVDHWNRVIWNNQIVYIRKSDLWNI; encoded by the coding sequence ATGGCTGATTCTCTGTTCGCTATGGCACGGTACCCTGAATCGCTGGTGCTTTACAAAAAAAATTTTAGCGAGGATGAAAAAAATAACCAAAGCCTGTTATTGAAACTGGCTTTCTTGGCCGAGAAGACCAATAACTATACGGATTGCCTCTTTTATCTCAGCAAAGTTGCCCTCACAAACCCTTCCCGCCGACTTTTTGAAAAAATGGACAAATTGGCTGCTGAACAAAATCTAACCGGCTATGAATTCGACGATTACAACTATTTTATAATTTTTTATAGAAGATATGGTGATTACATTCCAATATTGCTTCTAACTTTGGGGACGTACATTGTCGTCATTATGGTGACAAAAGTTCGGAGAGGGGAGCCGATCTTGCAGATCCATAAAGTATCAATTGTAGTATATCTGCTTGTATTACTGGGTATTCTGAATGTTCCGTCCCTATACCGGACATGCATTATTGTGAATGAAAACACCTTTCTTAGAGACGAACCGTCGTCGGCGGCGGCGGTGATTGATCGGGTGGGGAAGGGGCATAAGCTGACGATCGTCGGCTCTGTGGACCATTGGAACCGGGTTATCTGGAACAATCAGATTGTGTACATACGCAAAAGTGACCTGTGGAATATTTAG
- a CDS encoding citrate synthase, translating to MSQIAELTLEGKKYEFPIIEGSEQEKAIDIAKLRDQTGYITIDAGYKNTGATKSAITFLDGEEGILNYRGYSIEDLAEKSSFLEVAYLLIYGELPTEKQFADFEHAIRTHTLVNEDMRKIFEGFPVNAHPMGVLSSLVSAMSAFYPETFDTNTEEITELHIIRLLSKLPTIATWSYKKSQGHPVNYPQNDLDYCSNFLNMMFSLPVAKYNVDPVVSAALNKLLILHADHEQNCSTSTVRLVGSSHANIYSSISSGISALWGPLHGGANQEVIEMLEAIKNDGGDVQKYIDMAKDKSSGFRLFGFGHRVYKNFDPRARIIKKAADDVLNKLGINDPVLEIAQKLEKAALEDEYFVSRKLYPNVDFYSGIIYRALGIPTNMFTVMFAIGRLPGWIAQWKEMRLNKEPIGRPRQIYTGAPKRDFVPMSER from the coding sequence ATGTCCCAAATAGCTGAATTAACCCTTGAAGGTAAAAAGTACGAGTTCCCCATTATTGAAGGAAGTGAACAGGAGAAAGCGATAGATATTGCCAAGTTACGTGACCAGACAGGGTATATTACAATTGATGCAGGTTATAAAAATACAGGCGCGACCAAAAGCGCTATAACATTTCTGGATGGAGAGGAAGGGATACTGAATTACAGAGGTTATTCGATTGAAGATCTGGCCGAAAAGTCATCATTTCTGGAAGTGGCTTACCTCCTTATCTACGGCGAGCTTCCTACTGAAAAGCAATTTGCAGATTTCGAGCATGCGATCAGGACGCACACCCTTGTGAATGAGGATATGCGTAAGATATTTGAGGGTTTTCCGGTGAATGCGCACCCTATGGGCGTGCTTTCGTCACTGGTGAGCGCAATGAGTGCTTTTTATCCTGAAACCTTTGATACAAATACGGAGGAGATTACGGAGTTGCACATTATTCGTTTGCTGTCAAAATTGCCGACCATTGCAACCTGGTCTTACAAGAAATCACAGGGGCATCCGGTCAACTATCCGCAGAATGATCTGGATTACTGTTCCAATTTCCTGAATATGATGTTTTCGCTGCCCGTAGCGAAATACAATGTTGATCCGGTTGTTTCTGCCGCACTGAACAAATTGCTGATCCTGCATGCAGACCACGAGCAAAATTGTTCCACGTCAACGGTGAGGCTGGTTGGATCTTCTCACGCAAACATTTACTCGTCCATTTCTTCCGGTATCAGCGCACTCTGGGGCCCGCTTCACGGTGGTGCAAATCAGGAGGTGATTGAAATGCTGGAAGCCATTAAAAATGACGGTGGTGATGTGCAGAAATACATTGATATGGCCAAAGACAAATCGAGCGGCTTCCGTTTGTTTGGCTTCGGTCACCGCGTTTACAAAAACTTCGATCCGCGTGCCCGCATCATTAAAAAGGCAGCAGACGATGTTTTAAACAAATTAGGCATCAATGATCCTGTTTTGGAGATAGCCCAGAAATTGGAAAAAGCGGCCCTCGAAGACGAATATTTCGTGTCGAGAAAGCTGTATCCCAATGTGGATTTTTACTCCGGCATTATTTACCGTGCGCTGGGTATTCCTACCAATATGTTCACGGTAATGTTCGCGATTGGCCGTCTTCCGGGATGGATCGCGCAATGGAAGGAAATGCGTTTGAACAAAGAGCCGATCGGCCGTCCGCGTCAGATCTATACAGGCGCTCCTAAAAGAGACTTTGTTCCGATGAGCGAGCGTTAA
- the miaA gene encoding tRNA (adenosine(37)-N6)-dimethylallyltransferase MiaA, whose protein sequence is MSHSKPPMPLILILGPTASGKTHLAVKLAAMLGGEIISADSRQIYRDMDIGTGKDLAEYELDGKKIPHYLIDIREAGEQYNVNEFQRDFENAYNAIAANGHVPILCGGTGFYMLSLLKGHAYAAIPVNEPLRAELENISKESLLTRFESYNTAYQHIADTSTRKRLIRAIEISEFLMNNADAETFPDKQAYDYIAFGLNPSVEIRRERISNRLRARLEEGLIDEVKRLLSRGLRAEQLIYYGLEYKWITLYLTGELSYDEMVTRLETEIHRFAKRQMTFFRKMEKDGIRIHWLDNECSAEEHAQVISAHYQQYLTNK, encoded by the coding sequence ATGTCCCACAGTAAACCACCGATGCCGCTGATCTTGATACTGGGGCCGACTGCTTCCGGTAAAACCCACTTAGCTGTAAAACTGGCGGCAATGCTAGGTGGCGAAATTATCAGTGCGGATTCCCGGCAGATTTACCGCGATATGGACATCGGAACCGGAAAGGATCTTGCTGAATATGAATTGGATGGCAAGAAAATACCACATTATCTGATCGACATCCGGGAAGCTGGGGAGCAATATAATGTGAATGAGTTTCAAAGGGATTTTGAAAATGCTTACAACGCAATCGCGGCCAACGGTCATGTGCCGATCCTGTGCGGAGGAACGGGTTTTTACATGCTGTCTTTACTGAAAGGGCATGCCTATGCTGCTATTCCGGTAAATGAGCCGCTTCGTGCCGAACTGGAAAACATTTCAAAGGAATCGTTGCTAACCCGATTCGAGAGTTATAACACAGCATACCAGCACATTGCGGACACTTCGACCCGGAAAAGATTGATTCGTGCCATTGAAATATCCGAATTTCTTATGAACAACGCGGACGCGGAAACATTCCCGGACAAGCAAGCTTATGACTATATTGCTTTTGGCCTGAATCCCTCGGTTGAAATCCGTCGCGAACGGATAAGTAACAGGCTGAGGGCGAGGTTGGAAGAAGGTTTGATTGACGAAGTTAAGCGTTTGCTTTCACGCGGGCTTAGGGCCGAGCAATTGATTTATTACGGTTTGGAATACAAATGGATCACACTTTATCTCACAGGCGAGTTGTCGTATGATGAGATGGTGACCCGCCTGGAAACGGAAATTCATCGGTTTGCGAAAAGGCAGATGACCTTTTTCAGGAAAATGGAAAAAGATGGAATTAGGATTCACTGGCTTGATAATGAATGCAGTGCAGAAGAACATGCACAGGTGATTTCGGCTCATTATCAGCAATATTTAACAAATAAGTAA
- a CDS encoding helix-turn-helix domain-containing protein: protein MGKNRKHSVAFRLKVVKAYLAGDGINELSRRFKIAKSSVQKWIGHYKQGGGSSLLPQYGHNYTKEFKQQVVHAYQNQGLSLNECCFKFKIPSMSTLHVWIRQYEQFGIDGFITARGRPRSMKNKPKIIKTYGPLTRLEELENENLRLRAENDLLKKLDALIREKEAAQKKKR, encoded by the coding sequence ATGGGCAAAAACAGAAAACACAGTGTAGCTTTCAGGCTAAAGGTCGTTAAAGCCTATCTAGCCGGTGATGGTATCAATGAATTATCCAGACGCTTTAAGATTGCTAAATCCAGTGTGCAAAAATGGATTGGACATTATAAGCAAGGCGGGGGTTCAAGCCTTTTGCCGCAATACGGGCACAATTACACAAAAGAATTTAAGCAACAAGTCGTGCATGCTTATCAGAACCAGGGCTTATCTTTGAATGAGTGCTGCTTCAAATTTAAAATACCCAGCATGAGTACTTTACATGTCTGGATCAGGCAGTATGAGCAGTTTGGTATAGATGGTTTTATCACGGCCCGTGGCAGGCCCAGGTCTATGAAAAACAAACCCAAGATCATTAAAACATACGGTCCATTGACCCGATTGGAGGAGCTCGAAAACGAGAACCTGCGCCTGAGGGCAGAGAATGACTTGCTAAAAAAGCTGGATGCCTTAATCCGCGAGAAGGAAGCTGCGCAAAAGAAAAAGCGTTGA
- a CDS encoding site-specific integrase produces MINLKIVQAQAEIEKHFLVLQSQFDHITPVMVKNAYLGLPLLHSKSKPEKAARPSQTLLDAFDEFIALFEKKAKKGIRSEGTLRHWRSTKRKVEAFIRFRYQRKDIEMTEIDQCFAEEFYDYLTLHLDEPLSEVTAKKLVKWTRQIVKIGVKKKVITANPLEGFVCSGGNKEVMPLELFEVEAIHKKQIDIDRIGEVRDAFIFQCFTGFAYQDMYNLSPENIVKVGRSGEKWLIKDRGKTEVTEMVPILPVVQELIDKYKNHPYCKVNNRLIPVNSNFRYNVYLKELAVICGIKRPLNTHLARHTFADMMLNNGVPLEDVGKMLGHRNIRTTQRYARVRKQRISDHMALVRQKLFTNSGKLRPIVA; encoded by the coding sequence ATGATCAACCTGAAAATCGTCCAGGCGCAGGCCGAGATCGAAAAGCACTTTCTGGTGCTACAATCCCAATTCGACCACATCACTCCTGTGATGGTGAAAAATGCCTATCTGGGCTTGCCGTTGTTGCATTCCAAATCAAAGCCTGAAAAGGCTGCAAGGCCAAGCCAAACGCTTCTGGATGCCTTCGATGAATTCATTGCACTTTTCGAAAAGAAGGCCAAGAAAGGAATCCGGTCGGAAGGCACACTCCGGCACTGGCGATCCACTAAGCGGAAGGTAGAAGCATTCATTCGGTTCCGTTATCAGCGGAAGGATATCGAAATGACCGAAATCGACCAGTGTTTCGCCGAAGAGTTTTACGACTACCTGACCCTTCACTTGGATGAGCCACTTTCGGAGGTCACTGCCAAAAAGCTGGTCAAATGGACAAGGCAAATCGTCAAAATAGGTGTAAAGAAGAAAGTTATCACAGCCAATCCACTGGAAGGGTTTGTTTGCTCGGGTGGCAATAAAGAAGTAATGCCTTTGGAGCTATTTGAAGTGGAGGCCATTCACAAAAAACAGATCGACATCGACCGGATTGGTGAAGTGCGTGACGCCTTCATTTTCCAATGCTTTACTGGCTTCGCTTATCAAGACATGTATAACCTTTCGCCTGAAAACATTGTGAAGGTTGGCCGTTCAGGTGAGAAGTGGCTGATTAAAGACCGTGGCAAGACCGAAGTTACGGAAATGGTGCCGATCCTTCCGGTCGTACAGGAACTGATCGATAAATACAAAAATCATCCTTATTGCAAGGTCAATAACCGCCTGATCCCTGTCAACAGCAATTTTCGGTACAATGTCTACCTGAAAGAGCTTGCGGTGATCTGCGGGATCAAAAGACCACTCAACACGCACCTTGCTCGACATACGTTTGCGGACATGATGCTCAACAATGGCGTGCCGCTGGAAGACGTTGGTAAAATGCTTGGGCATCGTAACATCCGCACGACTCAACGCTACGCCAGAGTTAGGAAACAGCGAATCAGCGACCATATGGCGTTGGTAAGGCAGAAGCTATTTACAAATTCGGGGAAGCTTAGGCCCATAGTGGCCTAA
- a CDS encoding Arm DNA-binding domain-containing protein, with translation MKFKQNLSLLFWLYRGKASKDGKAPIYVRITIDGTDTDISLGKKIHPDFWNSDAKQVTATTAEAK, from the coding sequence ATGAAGTTCAAACAAAATCTGTCATTGCTTTTCTGGCTATATCGGGGCAAGGCCTCCAAGGACGGAAAAGCACCCATCTATGTCAGGATTACCATCGACGGAACCGACACTGACATTTCCCTTGGCAAAAAAATCCATCCCGACTTCTGGAACAGCGATGCCAAACAGGTGACCGCCACTACGGCGGAGGCCAAATGA
- a CDS encoding CHRD domain-containing protein codes for MKKPMKRFLLLIAGVVMLGFVSSCKEEGPHKDDIVKFSAVINSSATVPKATSAGQGTGVFEYNKNTMELKYNINYQNVTPTSVNIHSANPAWEAGPLLFTYAASGNQVQGTQKLNVEQQTMLILGMLYVNIPTKENIFGEIRGQIVADKFEE; via the coding sequence ATGAAAAAGCCAATGAAACGTTTTTTACTATTGATCGCAGGAGTTGTAATGTTAGGTTTTGTGTCATCTTGCAAAGAGGAAGGTCCTCACAAAGATGACATTGTGAAGTTCTCCGCAGTAATAAATAGTAGTGCTACTGTTCCGAAAGCTACTTCTGCTGGTCAAGGCACAGGTGTTTTTGAATACAACAAAAATACCATGGAATTGAAATACAACATTAATTATCAAAATGTTACGCCCACGTCTGTGAATATTCACAGCGCGAACCCAGCTTGGGAAGCAGGCCCGCTGTTGTTCACTTACGCTGCAAGTGGTAACCAGGTTCAGGGAACGCAAAAATTGAACGTGGAACAACAAACCATGTTGATCCTTGGAATGCTTTACGTGAACATTCCTACCAAGGAAAATATTTTTGGTGAAATTCGCGGACAAATCGTGGCCGACAAATTCGAAGAATAA
- a CDS encoding IS3 family transposase, with the protein MTIHGLRQKYPLELLLDLFEIPRSNFYYHIKNSAADSKYKDARRQIRQVYDRHKGRFGYRRITMTIRKMGSNINHKTVLKLMKAMDLKSLVRAKKYRSYKGQTGKVAPNILNRDFKSIKPSQKWATDVSEFRVKDKKLFLSPIIDLFNGEIISYSLSESANFKQVTQMLKTAFKKINKPESLVLHSDQGWQYQMSEYQKMLKSKGITQSMSRKGNCLDNAIIENFFGTIKSELFYLNKYQSIDELKKDIKDYIHYYNKDRIRLNLNGMSPAQYRAHHTNR; encoded by the coding sequence TTGACAATCCATGGGTTAAGGCAGAAATACCCGCTTGAATTGCTTTTGGACCTCTTTGAAATACCCAGAAGTAATTTCTACTACCATATTAAAAATAGCGCTGCCGACAGCAAGTATAAAGACGCGCGAAGGCAGATCAGGCAAGTTTATGATCGGCATAAGGGAAGGTTCGGCTACCGTCGCATTACAATGACTATCCGTAAGATGGGCAGCAACATCAACCATAAAACGGTCTTAAAGCTGATGAAGGCCATGGACCTTAAATCGCTGGTCCGCGCCAAAAAGTACCGCTCTTACAAAGGTCAGACAGGCAAGGTAGCGCCCAACATCCTCAACAGGGATTTTAAATCTATAAAGCCATCACAGAAATGGGCAACGGATGTCTCTGAGTTCAGGGTGAAAGACAAAAAACTTTTTCTATCTCCTATTATTGATCTCTTTAATGGAGAAATCATCAGTTATAGCCTATCTGAATCGGCTAATTTCAAACAAGTCACACAAATGCTCAAAACCGCATTTAAAAAGATAAATAAGCCAGAAAGCCTGGTGCTACATTCGGATCAGGGATGGCAATACCAAATGAGTGAATATCAAAAAATGCTCAAATCAAAAGGCATTACCCAAAGTATGTCCAGAAAAGGCAATTGCCTGGACAACGCTATTATTGAAAACTTTTTTGGAACAATTAAATCGGAATTGTTCTACCTGAACAAATATCAAAGCATTGATGAGCTCAAAAAAGACATCAAAGATTACATTCACTATTACAACAAAGATAGGATCAGGCTTAATTTAAATGGAATGAGCCCGGCTCAATACCGGGCTCATCACACTAATCGTTAA
- a CDS encoding methylated-DNA--[protein]-cysteine S-methyltransferase — MNQETYNYDKIAKAIEFIVANAKDQPSLFEVAEEVSISQFHFQRVFTEWAGVSPKKFLQFITAGYLKEKIRESSNLVELAELAGLSSQSRVYDHFISIEAVTPQEFKSSGKGLDISYGIHPTPFGDCFIAVTDRGICAMAFIDEASREAELIALAKKWHYASIRHDQMLTESFVHRIFQPASGSLEKLPILVQGTNFQLKVWEALLSIPTGAVTTYQQIARSIGHPAAVRAVGSAVGDNPIAYLIPCHRVIRKEGMLGEYRWGSLRKKALIGWEAARSA, encoded by the coding sequence ATGAACCAGGAAACTTATAATTACGACAAAATTGCAAAGGCCATCGAATTTATCGTTGCCAACGCAAAGGACCAGCCTTCGCTATTCGAGGTAGCCGAAGAAGTGAGCATTAGCCAGTTTCATTTTCAGCGTGTATTTACGGAATGGGCGGGAGTAAGCCCTAAAAAATTTCTTCAATTTATTACAGCGGGTTATCTGAAAGAAAAGATCAGGGAGTCGTCAAACCTCGTTGAACTGGCAGAACTCGCCGGACTTTCCAGCCAAAGCAGGGTTTATGATCATTTTATCAGCATTGAGGCAGTGACGCCGCAGGAGTTTAAAAGTTCCGGGAAAGGGCTGGATATCAGCTATGGGATTCATCCCACACCGTTCGGAGACTGTTTCATCGCCGTTACGGATCGCGGCATTTGTGCTATGGCGTTCATCGATGAGGCAAGTCGTGAGGCGGAATTAATCGCATTGGCTAAAAAGTGGCATTATGCCAGCATCCGGCACGATCAAATGTTGACCGAAAGTTTTGTCCACCGTATTTTTCAACCTGCGTCCGGATCACTGGAAAAGTTACCCATTCTCGTTCAGGGAACCAATTTTCAGCTCAAAGTGTGGGAAGCACTGCTCAGCATTCCGACAGGCGCGGTGACCACTTACCAGCAAATTGCCAGGAGTATCGGGCATCCTGCTGCAGTTCGGGCGGTTGGAAGCGCGGTAGGCGACAACCCGATCGCTTACCTCATTCCCTGCCATCGCGTAATTCGCAAAGAAGGGATGCTGGGTGAATATCGCTGGGGAAGTTTGCGCAAAAAAGCATTGATAGGGTGGGAGGCGGCACGCTCTGCATAA
- a CDS encoding DEAD/DEAH box helicase, protein MKFEDYHIAPEIKRSLDAAGLKKPTDIQFKAIPAIMKGEDVLAIAQTGTGKTAAFAIPVIDKLHKQKVSSRAEDIKCVVMVPTRELAIQITEVFTKLAQYTRVKAFSVFGGVEQGPQIAQLEKGIDVLVSTPGRMFDLVSQGYIKLDRIEILILDEADHMLDLGFIKDIQDLIKFLPKSRQTLFFSATINEKIKKLAYSLVKNAIRIQISPNDRVAKNITHSVAFVAMDDKRFFLERVIKENPDSKILVFVRTKVRAERVFNALERMEIQSLTIHGDKEQADRLTALNEFKKGNVKVLIATDVSARGIDIANVDYVVNYDLPEQAENYVHRVGRTGRGTQKGRAVSFCSPDEKPMLEEIQTYLDKPIDVLNISTTDYSQTIDFTADTTDDLKSLMKEVEDYETAKRKKKKK, encoded by the coding sequence ATGAAATTCGAAGATTACCACATTGCCCCTGAGATCAAAAGAAGCCTGGACGCGGCCGGATTAAAAAAGCCGACTGACATTCAGTTCAAAGCTATTCCTGCGATCATGAAGGGTGAAGATGTGCTGGCTATTGCACAAACGGGCACGGGAAAGACCGCCGCTTTTGCCATTCCGGTCATTGATAAGTTGCACAAACAAAAGGTTTCCAGCCGCGCAGAGGACATTAAATGTGTAGTAATGGTCCCCACCAGGGAGCTGGCGATTCAGATCACGGAGGTTTTTACCAAACTCGCGCAGTATACCAGGGTAAAAGCATTCAGTGTTTTTGGCGGCGTAGAACAAGGTCCTCAGATTGCGCAGTTGGAAAAGGGCATTGACGTGCTCGTTTCCACGCCGGGCAGAATGTTCGACCTGGTAAGTCAGGGTTATATTAAGCTCGACCGTATTGAAATCCTGATCCTGGACGAGGCTGATCACATGCTGGATCTCGGTTTTATCAAAGACATTCAGGACCTGATCAAATTCCTTCCCAAAAGCAGACAAACCCTGTTCTTTTCTGCCACGATTAATGAAAAGATAAAGAAACTGGCTTATTCGCTCGTAAAAAACGCCATACGCATTCAAATTTCACCCAATGACCGGGTTGCTAAAAATATCACGCATTCCGTGGCGTTTGTGGCCATGGACGACAAACGGTTCTTTTTAGAGCGGGTCATTAAAGAAAATCCAGATAGCAAGATCCTCGTTTTTGTGCGCACCAAAGTTCGCGCCGAAAGGGTTTTCAATGCTTTGGAAAGAATGGAAATACAAAGCCTGACCATTCACGGAGATAAAGAACAAGCCGACCGACTTACTGCTCTCAATGAATTCAAAAAAGGCAATGTAAAAGTCCTGATCGCCACCGACGTCAGCGCAAGGGGAATTGATATTGCCAATGTGGATTATGTGGTAAATTACGATCTTCCCGAACAAGCTGAAAATTACGTCCACCGCGTGGGGCGGACAGGACGCGGAACGCAAAAAGGACGCGCTGTGTCCTTTTGCAGTCCGGACGAAAAACCCATGCTCGAAGAAATCCAAACGTACCTGGACAAACCCATCGACGTTCTGAACATCAGCACAACCGACTACTCGCAAACGATTGATTTCACTGCCGACACCACCGACGACCTCAAATCGTTAATGAAGGAAGTGGAAGATTACGAAACTGCCAAACGGAAAAAGAAGAAAAAATAA